In Lathamus discolor isolate bLatDis1 chromosome 1, bLatDis1.hap1, whole genome shotgun sequence, the following are encoded in one genomic region:
- the LOC136006044 gene encoding LOW QUALITY PROTEIN: small ribosomal subunit protein uS12-like (The sequence of the model RefSeq protein was modified relative to this genomic sequence to represent the inferred CDS: inserted 1 base in 1 codon), which translates to MLGSQRRRIGKCRGLHTAWKLRSHRRYQKWHNKQHKKVHLGMALNANPFGSTSHAKGIILEKXGIEAKQPKSAVRKCVRVQLTKNCKKITAFALNNGCLNFIEESDEVLVAGFCQKGHAVGDIPGVRFKVVKVASVSLLALYKGKKERPRS; encoded by the exons ATGCTCGGCAGCCAGAGAAGAAGGATAGGGAAGTGCCGAGGTCTCCACACTGCCTGGAAGCTCCGCAGCCACCGCCGCTACCAGAAGTGGCACAACAAGCAGCACAAGAAGGTGCACTTGGGCATGGCACTGAATGCCAACCCCTTTGGCAGCACCTCACATGCCAAGGGCATCATCCTGGAGA GTGGCATAGAAGCTAAACAGCCCAAATCTGCCGTCAGGAAGTGTGTTAGAGTCCAGCTGACCAAGAACTGcaaaaaaataactgcttttgCTCTGAACAATGGGTGCCTGAACTTCATTGAGGAGAGCGATGAAGTTCTGGTTGCTGGTTTCTGCCAGAAGGGTCATGCTGTTGGTGATATTCCTGGAGTTCGCTTCAAGGTTGTCAAAGTAGCCAGTGTTTCTCTCTTGGCCTTGTACAAGGGCAAGAAGGAGAGACCAAGATcgtaa